The genomic DNA AATATCACAGTCTGGACATCGGCTATAATCTCTTCGCGGTTCTCACCGAGTAGTTCCAGTACTCTGTAAAGAGTCCGTTGCTCAAAAGAATCAAGTTTGAAGGTGTCCAGGACTTCTTCACGATTTATCCATGTGGCAGCCTTGTGATGCTCTGGTTCTCGGTGAGTTTGTAACTCAGCAAAGCCTCAATGAGAGAATTGATATTCCTCCCATGCTTCTTGTGTTTACCTAAAATCTCAGAAAAGGAAAGTTTTTTGTAATATTTCTTTACCGTGAGGATGGTACCAATCGGAAAAGATATATTCTCATTCGGCGTAATGTTACTTGTTCTTAGGGATGTTTTTTTGGTCATAAAATAAACTGAACTAAGAACACCTAATTATTTTTAACTGTCAGGGTTGGGATAAAAAGGTTAGCCCGATTCAGAGTTCGGAAGATACTTATATTTGAATTATATATTATATTCCAATGAAAGTTGATAAAAAAACGGTGGAGGACTCGATGGCAGAGTCTGTCTATTCGGTATTGCCTGCTGATACAAATATCTATGGAAATTTGTTTGGTGGTAAGCTGGTGGAATGGATAGACAGTATAGGGGCGCTTGTTGGACACAGACATTCGCGTAAGAATGTGGTCACGGCAAATATCGATAATTTGAGTTTCCTCGAGCCCATAAGGCTTGGTGACAGTGTCATACTCAATGCATGGATAAATTATGTGGGTACGACATCCATGGAAGTGCAGGTGGACACACACAGAGAGAAAAAGGATGATTGTTTAAGGGTACTTGCATGCACGGCATTTTTAACCTATGTGGCGATTGATGAGGACGGCAGACCCACTCCTGTTCCCGAACTGATATTAAAAACAGAAGAACAGAAAAAGAGATTTCGGGAGGCTCAGCAAAGAAAAGAGACGAGACTTCAGAAAAAAGTTTGAAAAACCGTTACATATACCCCAGGTCTCTCAGTCTCTTCATTATCCCTTCCTTATCCTGTGCTCTCCCTGCCCTCTCGGAAGTTTCTAAATCCTGTTCCCAGGCTGGTTTATCACTCACCTTTTCGGTGGTAACCTTTGCACCCAGGC from archaeon BMS3Bbin15 includes the following:
- a CDS encoding putative acyl-CoA thioester hydrolase encodes the protein MAESVYSVLPADTNIYGNLFGGKLVEWIDSIGALVGHRHSRKNVVTANIDNLSFLEPIRLGDSVILNAWINYVGTTSMEVQVDTHREKKDDCLRVLACTAFLTYVAIDEDGRPTPVPELILKTEEQKKRFREAQQRKETRLQKKV